DNA sequence from the Scophthalmus maximus strain ysfricsl-2021 chromosome 1, ASM2237912v1, whole genome shotgun sequence genome:
TGCCAGGAGGGAGTGTGAGTACTGGCTCAGTTAAACTTGTGCTCTTCGACAACAGCAAATATGATTactaatcaaaataaataaaacaaacattaatgtttgctgcttttggcacatttacatttctattatttttctgcaCAATGAGATTCCTttagttttgaaacaaaatctGAACTTTTAACCTCATATGCGCTTTTCCTCATAActtgctctctccctctagGAAATCTCCTTCCTGTTTTTGGAGCCCTACCGCTCAGGTTCCTGCTCAGGGTACATGTCCTGTCTGGCATGTCTGTCTGACCAGTCCTGCGGCTGGTGCCCATCGTTGTCCCGTTGCCTGCTTCGGGACGGCCCAGACGTTGAACCCTGCcccgagagagagaagggtgaaggaaaggaagaggatCAGCGCCATCTGCTGTTGGCACCTCAGCAGTGCACCTTGTGTGAAGAGTACAGAGACTGCTCTGCTTGTACTCAGGTATAACCAGATAAAGGCTCAAAAGGTTTTCACACAGTGTCACTATGCTGCTGAAATTGTTTGGCTTAATTTGCTGCTACAATATTCCTGACTCATGCAAATTTAACTTTGGTATTGGGTCTACAGGACCCTTATTGCGAGTGGCAGATAAACTCCAGCAAGAAAGGCGACTACCAGTGCAGTCGACGGGGAAGACTGGATGGATCCATACGTGACCCTACGGGGTGTCCTAGAGTCTGCAACCAGTGAGTTGCAAAAACCTTATTTTTAACAGTGGTGATTTAAGATCCTACATAGTTTCCACAATAACCTGCAGCTCACCCttatttcccctcctccctggtCAAATCTTTGTCTTGCAAAGGAGAAAGACGTGTGGTGAGTGCCTCTCTAACTCCAGCCAGTGTGCATGGTGTGAGTCAGCCCAGGCCTGCTTCTATTTTGCCGCCTACCTCACAAAATACCCCTATGGAGAGTGCAGAGACTGGTATGACAGGTAAAATgaggacattaaaaaaaatcttttcattgAATTTTCAGCTGAGAGTTGATTCACATAATAATTATTTGCTGttcgaataaaaaaaacaagctaatCAAACAAATTTGCAAAATGGGAAGATCCGTGCAAGCAATTTGGCATATTTTGTCAGCTAGTGAATGAAAATTGACCTTAGATCTACCATCTAATAccctcattctttttttctacccGTCAGCGTTCATTCGGTTCCCCAGTGTAAGCAATGTTCAGCtttaaacacatgcacagactgTCTGCGTATATTCCAGTGTGGCTGGTGTGGTGACTACAACAATCCCACTATTGGAAAGTAAGTATGGCAAACGTATAACAATATATCAATAGACTGTCCAGAGTAATCGCAACTGATTTAAGTGACataaattccatttttttattatcaaattgCCGACAGTTTAAAagtcattgttttattgttattttcttgTATTTATTCTGAGTTTTCTGTTCATCTTTTCAGATGTTTGAGGGGAGACTGGGCAGGAATGGACGATCCGTCGGTGTATAACTGCAGTGTGGCTGTGGCGGAAGCTCGGGCTGCCAAGTATGTTATCTCTTATTATACTGGTCTAACTATAAAGCAATAGTGTGTGcttctgcaggtgtgtgtgtgtgtgtgtgtgtttcacatatCTCTAGAACCATTACTCCTATCGACTTCACACTTGGCAGTTGTAATTCTGCAGTTCAATTTGGTGCAATTTGAACACGCAACTTTTGATGAAGCAATCTGCTCAGCCCTACAGTAGTGGGCATATGACATTGtataacacagacacagttcaccatgaaaatgttttacaattaCTAATGGTAATAACAAAGTgaagaaacaacatttttattttgtgacagTTTAGATTCACCTCAGGACAGTTCCAGGATGGTGGTGAAACAGGTTACTCTGGAGCCCTGCTACCACTAAACTtcataaagcaataaaaaactGGACTGATGGAAAAGATATACCTGTCCAACCCTTAAATCTCCTCGTCTTGCTCTTTCAGCCCTGAGCCCCAGACCTCAGCACCGCCTCGACCGTTGgagatggagctggagctggagcacTTGGACGGCGAAGAGCAAGATGCGATCTGGTCCTACCCCACCTGCCCAGATGTCGAGGAATGCAGGCTGGGTCTCCACAACTGTCACCCCTTCGCCACGTGCATCAACACTCCCACCTCCTATGAGTGCCACTGTGAGAGAGGTTACACGGGGGATGGCACATTGCACTGTAACCAGACGTAAGAGTCTTAAATGCGTTCCTCTTTTGGATCATGCTTTCACTGTCTTTACACAAAATTATGCTGCACCTACACCATTTATTTATCAGGATTGCTTTTATTATGTCCTTCCCCCAAAACTTTTCCTCGTCTTCAGGTGCTACAATGAATGTCGGGAGGGTCAGTGTAGCGGGAGCCCGCGGTTTGAGTGCGAGTGTTCCCTGGGCTGGACGTCTGACCCTGCCACTCTTGTGCTGAGTGGTGTTGAATGTGATGTGGGCTGTGGCTGCAACTTCCACTCCACCTGCATTACTGCTCCGGGGATCTGTGACGAATGTCAGGGTGAGTCATTAATTGAAGGATTTCTGTTGTATTTAGtcagtttttgcttttttgagtAATGTTGAGGCAGGACAGAAAAGCTGTCCTCTACTGTTCTGTTGGGACAATCATACTTCGTAAAAGTGAAACTCCATTGGTTATGTGCTGGTTGAAATGTCCTCTTTTGACATCCTTCCTCTGGCTCTCAGATTGGACCACAGGGCCTCACTGTGAGCACTGCCGTCCAGGTAGCTTCGGTTCAGCCCTGGCTAGTGGCAGTGGCTGTGTTCCTTGCGAGTGTAATGGCCATGGCGACCCTCTTCAAGGCTACTGTCACAACCAGACGGGCCAATGCTACTGCACCCACAACACTCAGGGGCCACACTGCGAGTCCTGCCTGCCGGGCTACTACGGAGACCCCAGGTAATGAGATCTTTTGTATCTACACTCATTGAAAACAATTTGAAACCAAGGAGCGGAGGTTATAGTATAATACTGATGATCAAGCAGAAACAGCGGAAATATCTTTTGtatgtccatgttttttttatcatgactgTCTCTGTCCAATAGGAACAACGGCACGTGCTACCGCCAGTGCCAGGGCCGGTCAGTActgctctcctccacctcatcatccACCAtgcctctctcctcatctctggGATGGCGCAGTGGCACAGAAGGGAAAGGAGGACTTTCTCATTGCCTGTGGGTCCTGTCTGTGACAGAGAACCTGGCACCTTGTATGCCGCGGCAGCTGTGTCCCCCTGTAGCCCTCACGCTACACCCAGACTCCCACACAAACTGTAAAGTGAGTACAAGCAAATTGACAGCTGTGCTGCAGCATCAAGAATTGTCAACGCTTCTTTTACATTCCTTTGCTGTACTTTATTTTGCAGAACTCATTTGTCTATGTGTTTGATGGCCTTCCTCGTTTTCTGGCCAATGGAGTTGTACATTCAGATCACAACCTAATTGGAGCATTTTGTGGCACTACAAGGACTCAGCCTATCACAGTGCAGGCCACCTCAGGTATCATTCAAACTTGAACTTATGGCACTAACTTAACTTAGTTATTAACTAATAACAACACTTTTCAAAGTGTAACCCTGATCTAGATATTCCCCGTAACTAATGTAAACATTAAAAGTGTTCAGTCCCTTTAACAATATTGTACTTTCTCTTTGACCACCAGGTGTAATCTCTGTCTACTTTGAGGCTAACGTCTCTTCAAACAAACCTCAAGGCTTCAATGCATCTTTTTGGGTGCGGCGGTGTCAACAGAGCTCCGACGAGGGTGAGGAGGGGTCACTCGTGTGTCCAGGTGGAGCCCAGTGCCAAAGTGGGCTCTGCCAGTGCCCTCAGGGATATGGGGGCCCCCACTGCGACCGACCCATTTGTCCTCAGGATTGTGGGATAGCAGAAGGAAAAGGAGCTTGTAATTTAGTAAGACTTGTTACAGataatttatttctgtgtttgtgaatgtatAAAATGTGGAAATTGTATATAAATTATTAGAGTACCATAAGTATTAGAGTACCATAAAACTGTATGCCATTTATATGCATACAATATGATTTAATGTATTGTGTTGTGTATAATATCATtaagctgtaaaataaaaatacagctttgctcaaaatataataatattttgagCAATGATGTGTCTTTTTATGCCAATGTAAATTCTCAGTTATGCAAGAAATTTGGgatgagaaaatgaacacaCTTTCCTGCATTGCTAACAATCATATTTTGTCTGTCACAGTCtcttggagtgtgtgtgtgctcagacaGCTGGGCTGGCTCAGATTGCTCCGTTCCTCGTGACTCCAACAGCctggtttgggaaacactgctGGACACACAGCTGACAGTGGTACGGGCAAAACATGACAAACcttaaattaacacattttacacacaaactcattcaTGTGCACCATTGTTTCACAGAACCAGGCCCACAGGTTCCTCCACAGGATGGGCCACTCTCTGATGTCCGGACCACAGGGCAACCTTTGGATGTATGGAGGACTCTCTCTGTCAgaaggcattctgggaaatgtctACAGGTAGGAACATGAAAGCGGAGACTGTTCTCAGTAATCTCATGAAAAAGTGTTATTATACTGTATCTGTAAAGCGCATGTACTTTCTTTACGTGTATAATAACACTTTTTGTGCATTTAGATATTCTGTGTTGGAGCACCGTTGGACCCAGATGCTGACGAGCTCTGTGGAAGAAGGCTCGACTCCCAGCCCTCGCTATCACCACGCCTCTGCAATGCTGACCAGTCACGAGTTTCCCTCTGGAAGCCACGGAACCGGCCACAGCGTCATGTTGGTGGTGGGTGGTGTCACTCCAAATGGTGTTGCCATGGATACCTGGAGTCTCAATCTCAGCAGTTTAGTCTGGAGAGAACACAAGGTTAGAATATCACCTAGAAATACAAAATTTCTGAAAAAtaccatgtctttttttttttttttttacctctaacaatttttttttttttctacctttgaCAGAGCTCAGTGCTGCCCCCGGTTGCAGGCCACACGCTGACCGTACGCCGAGATGCCTCTGTGCTTTTGATTGGAGGTTACTCTCCAGAGAACGGCTTCAACCACCATCTGTTAGAGTTCAGTCCTCACTCTGGGAACTGGTCCATCGCCCCACACACTGGCACACCACCGACAGGTTTTTGAgactttctgcttttttaaaggGTTGTAACatagattttaaataaaaagaataattcatATAGGGATACACCACAAGTACAAAAATACTTCATTCTTTAGTCTACCTCACTAAGAAATTCAGGGTCAcgttttgaaaaaacaacaagattttTTTGTATAGACTTAgcaaagtctttttctttttgcttctcaATCAGGTTTATATGGCCACTCAGCAGTCTATCATGAGCAGACTGACACCATCTATGTCTTTGGAGGCTACCGCTTTCACGTGGAGACAGTGGAGCCCTCAGGCGAACTCTACAGTCTGTACTACCCGAACCTCACCTGGTCTCTGCTGGTCCCCTCACAGGGAAATAAGGTAAGAGCCTGACCTCATCTCTGTCACCCGTTACAGGTCAGTCATTTAGACGAGCCGAGCAGTTAACCTCTCTCTGTCCAGTGCGTAAATATAACTTCGCTTTTCTTGCTGTGCGCAGCCCCTGTCCCGTTTCTTCCACGCTGCAGCTCTGATCAAAGACACCATGGTCATTGTCGGTGGGAGGACAGAAGCAGAGGAATACAGTaactctgtgtctctgtatcAGATCAACTGTAACACCTGGATACAACCAGGTGACCATCTCACTGTCGCCATGCAGCTTCTGTAATGGTCAAAACCTAAATTGTTATACCATTACCTAATCACATTTCGTCGCTTTTTCTCAGCCTCAGCTGTAGGAGATCCAGTAAATCGCTCAGTGGCTCTCGCCATGACAAGCTCGGGAGGCTGCCTCTTTTTGTCAGGCGGCTTCAATGGTGTCACGCTGGGCAGACTGCTGACCCTAACTGTGCCCTCTGACCCCTGTGGACTACTGCCAACGCCAGAGGCTTGCAACACCACCACTGGCAGCTGCGTCTGGTGTAGGGGAAGCTGTGCTTCTTCTGATACTGCTGAGAGGTAACATTTTTGGCTTTGAGGCAAATCAGTAAATGATTTTGGCACTCTAGCCACTACTAAGATATtgcatcacttcctctctctccatcagaaTGGGCTGTTTCACTGGCCAGTCTCCCTGTTCCCCAACCCCTCGTCAGCCAGACCAGTGTCGAAGACTGAAGACCTGCAGTGAATGCCTGGCCCGACACCCCAAGACGTTCTCTAGTCCAGCACAGGTAACGTACAACACACATATTCAACCACTATCACTAGCTCAAAGAGAGACGGTGACAACTGACATCAGTTCTTTATTAAAATTCCTAGCCTGCTCTACAGTGTAAATGGTGCACAAACTGCCCAGAGGGGGCCTGTATCAGCAGCTCTGTTAGCTGTACGTCTGAACACGATTGCCGGATCAACCAGAGAGAGATCTTCCTGTCCAGCAACTGCACTGAGACCAGCTGTGAGGCCTCCGACTGCCCCAAGTGTACTGCTTCTGGAAAGTGCATGTGGACTCGCCAATTCAAACGCACAGGTGCGGTTAGTGGTGTTGAAGAGCCGGGACGAAATTGTGAATTTTCTTAACTTTTCTGCTGAGTTCTTGAAACCCAGATTTAGAGCACTCTCGTGAAGTGTTCCAGTAAAAACATATGACTGTGTTGTGATTTCTCCAGGCGAGACGAGGCGCATCCTGAGTGTGAGCCCCACCTATGACTGGACATGTTTCAGCTACGCCCTTCTCAACGTCTCACCCATGCAGGTGGAGTCTTCACCCCCTTTGCCTTGCCCTCCACCTTGCCACAGTCTCCATAACTGCAGCCTCTGTCTGGGATCAAGAGGCTCTGATGGGGGGTGGCAGCACTGTGTATGGAGCATGGCACTGCAGCAGGTACGGCTGCATTACTGGAGTTTTACTGGGTGGTACTgtgtgtcaataaaaaaaaataaaaaaaacatgttcatagGCAACTgacctctctccccttcttccaGTGCATGAGCCCGTCTTTTGTGCCCCTGCGATGTGAGGCCGGTCAGTGTGGTCGACTGCTCTCTGGGGGGGACTCTTGCTCCCCCCAGTGCTACCAGCTCACCCAGTGCTCCCAGTGCATTGGCAGGCCTCAGTGTGGCTGGTGTGCAGCTCGTGGGGGCAACGGGGCTGGAGGTTGTCTGCAGGGAGGACTCGATGGTGAGAAATATCTTGCTTGGAGCTGAGGGTTGTAGAGTGTCGTACTGTTTCTAACCCCAGATTCAACTCGCCTTCCTTCATTATTGACTCCCAGGGGTGACTGAGGGTGTTTGCCCCCTGAGAAACAGCAGCTGGTCTTTCCTCCATTGTCCTGAGGAGGACGAGTGTGCTAACGGCCATCACCACTGCAACAACACCCAGGATTGCCACGATCTGCCCCAGGGATACCACTGCACCTGCAAGCATGGTTACATTCTCAGCAGGTTAGATCAGGAGTAAACATTTATGTCctgaatagaagaaaaacatttttctttaaaattcaGCATTGCTTTTCATCGTAACTGGACTGGTTTACCCAAATCAATTCCTCTTGCTTTTCTCCTGTTCAGTGTTTCTGGTCAGTGTGAGCCAGTGTGTTCACAGGGCTGTGTGAACGGGACATGTGTGTCCCCAGGAGTTTGCCGGTGTCATTTTGGCTTCGTGGGGGACAACTGTTCCTCTCAGTGCAGCTGCAACAAACACAGCAACTGTGCTGGTGTTAACAAACCAGACGTTTGTCTCGAGTGCCACAATAACACCATGGTAAGTGCTTACAGTAATACACATCCGAAAACcgtaaactttgtttttttccagattcaTTTTTATGTATTGATTTCTGCTTCCCCCAATTCTAGGGTAAGCACTGTGAGAAGTGTAAGCCACTGTTCGTTGGCTCTGCCAAGGGCGGCGGCACTTGTCGTCCATGTCGAGAGTTTTGCAGGGGAAACagtgctgtgtgtctgtcccgGGATGAACATAAGAAGGCCCTTGAAAACCCACGGCTCTACCCTCTGGACCCCAACAGCGTAAGTGTCTGAAATCTTTGGGGCCTCATTCTGGTtataagtaaaagaaaatagacGA
Encoded proteins:
- the megf8 gene encoding multiple epidermal growth factor-like domains protein 8 isoform X2 is translated as MGPKRRELAVPVMASPHPVSVILAFLLLAQSPVCQAGDCKGHRQVLRGPPGYVTDGPGNYSVNGNCEWLIKAPSDSHRIVLNFTFMDTECTYDYLFVYDGDSYQSPLLASLSGNTLPQPIEAKSGKMLLHLFSDANYNLLGFNATYTFSLCPGACGGHGRCDSSTSKCQCHQDWGGADCTTPLCSKDCLVNGQCDKRGERCLCNAGFLGHSCQLGLHDDNGVGQWWRVSEENPYTPPRTGSAGVYLSSTGAMYLFGGFDLNRAFGDLIKYNFTSNQWESRSYGHSPVARHSHTAVEWMSNMVIFGGELANGSLASDVWMYRPLHDDWQQLGFLNTRGAPKLANHAAAVVDDYLYVFGGRTEEDMFSSSLYRFGLRGSGRWEAVQPTGGKPPATAGHSMVFHSPSRTLLVYGGHRPTTARFSVRVNNTDVFHVDRRFWTSFRSRFPATGPRERAFHSATVIGNYMVVYGGNVHIHYQEEKCYDEEIFFYHLGCHQWVSSGERWSLRGDAVRGRYSHVAAVMEGRVLLVAGGYSGVARGDLVAYKVPLFVSSDQGDRDAVCAEALDESMCLKNPECSWCEGRCREYQPTNQCGSTGCLGLARFLSDCQSCLVFSGTPASLARAPGEFGWCVQNESCLPVSERSACRVDQISGAYGWWGERTLFLTSLHSCRTENYVPGLHLLTFQHPRNDSQPDKVSILRSTNIILSPTTEMDVALQFRGFVHPLWGAPPPSPPPTETVSMWARIQRLHFEARMASGPNSSQLEVVGRWAAQQEKELKLLARTDGSRLFSNLTRGNHYLVQAEGYLNNSGSGQTSEMALIWNRTLPGGSEISFLFLEPYRSGSCSGYMSCLACLSDQSCGWCPSLSRCLLRDGPDVEPCPEREKGEGKEEDQRHLLLAPQQCTLCEEYRDCSACTQDPYCEWQINSSKKGDYQCSRRGRLDGSIRDPTGCPRVCNQRKTCGECLSNSSQCAWCESAQACFYFAAYLTKYPYGECRDWYDSVHSVPQCKQCSALNTCTDCLRIFQCGWCGDYNNPTIGKCLRGDWAGMDDPSVYNCSVAVAEARAANPEPQTSAPPRPLEMELELEHLDGEEQDAIWSYPTCPDVEECRLGLHNCHPFATCINTPTSYECHCERGYTGDGTLHCNQTCYNECREGQCSGSPRFECECSLGWTSDPATLVLSGVECDVGCGCNFHSTCITAPGICDECQDWTTGPHCEHCRPGSFGSALASGSGCVPCECNGHGDPLQGYCHNQTGQCYCTHNTQGPHCESCLPGYYGDPRNNGTCYRQCQGRSVLLSSTSSSTMPLSSSLGWRSGTEGKGGLSHCLWVLSVTENLAPCMPRQLCPPVALTLHPDSHTNCKNSFVYVFDGLPRFLANGVVHSDHNLIGAFCGTTRTQPITVQATSGVISVYFEANVSSNKPQGFNASFWVRRCQQSSDEGEEGSLVCPGGAQCQSGLCQCPQGYGGPHCDRPICPQDCGIAEGKGACNLSLGVCVCSDSWAGSDCSVPRDSNSLVWETLLDTQLTVNQAHRFLHRMGHSLMSGPQGNLWMYGGLSLSEGILGNVYRYSVLEHRWTQMLTSSVEEGSTPSPRYHHASAMLTSHEFPSGSHGTGHSVMLVVGGVTPNGVAMDTWSLNLSSLVWREHKSSVLPPVAGHTLTVRRDASVLLIGGYSPENGFNHHLLEFSPHSGNWSIAPHTGTPPTGLYGHSAVYHEQTDTIYVFGGYRFHVETVEPSGELYSLYYPNLTWSLLVPSQGNKPLSRFFHAAALIKDTMVIVGGRTEAEEYSNSVSLYQINCNTWIQPASAVGDPVNRSVALAMTSSGGCLFLSGGFNGVTLGRLLTLTVPSDPCGLLPTPEACNTTTGSCVWCRGSCASSDTAERMGCFTGQSPCSPTPRQPDQCRRLKTCSECLARHPKTFSSPAQPALQCKWCTNCPEGACISSSVSCTSEHDCRINQREIFLSSNCTETSCEASDCPKCTASGKCMWTRQFKRTGETRRILSVSPTYDWTCFSYALLNVSPMQVESSPPLPCPPPCHSLHNCSLCLGSRGSDGGWQHCVWSMALQQCMSPSFVPLRCEAGQCGRLLSGGDSCSPQCYQLTQCSQCIGRPQCGWCAARGGNGAGGCLQGGLDGVTEGVCPLRNSSWSFLHCPEEDECANGHHHCNNTQDCHDLPQGYHCTCKHGYILSSVSGQCEPVCSQGCVNGTCVSPGVCRCHFGFVGDNCSSQCSCNKHSNCAGVNKPDVCLECHNNTMGKHCEKCKPLFVGSAKGGGTCRPCREFCRGNSAVCLSRDEHKKALENPRLYPLDPNSIQDRVSEGPTEENAVCVNCQNNSVGDKCESCLSGYFLLQGKCEKCQCNGHADTCNEHDGTGCPCQNNTETSSCLSSPQSDRKDCYRQQCAKCKDSFNGTPVNGRQCYRQFNVDTECCFDPTSQTNCFHDPTIRNLPKGRTVFFAAQPKFTNVDIRVTIDVTFGEVEVYVSNSHDTFIVDVDRYTGIHAIKIEEESATRGTTTGGDKDSPPSPIKVFANASSSLGGPVLSQNPLQLQAKPPGADREIREERAEGLITYITVWKPQTVLIVHVVRDRVVITFPHEVHSLKSSRFYIALRGVGTGERQGESQGLLFLRQDQAHIDLFVFFSVFFSCFFLFLSVCVLLWKVKQFLDFRREQRRHIQEMTKMASRPFAKLTIYLEPEEPQLIYLPSSGGGVGGSTVSLAHARTSKLGGVVVGQRGRAGGVSYKHDPGSGPTAHHHHHLTLGGGGNSGQHLPLHYLNTHNYASTTTGTPASHHHHPSTYSGYQHFCRSDPFLSQLMGFSYSTFKVGPITLEPTDDGMAGVATVLFQLPGGVLAPNRACLGSALVTLRQNLQEYCGHGSGGGHTGAGAGRKGLLGHQHLTTMAM